The following DNA comes from Paenibacillus antri.
TATGTTCGTGCGTCTTGTTAAACTCTTCGACCCACTTCTTGAACCAAGCGCTCGTCGACTCCTCGAACTGGTTGACCCAGAAGTCGACGACGACCTTCTCCTTCGGCGCGTCGTTCGTCGCGGCCGCGCCGCCGTCCGACTTCGACTCTGAGCCGCTTGCGGCGTCCCCGCCGGTTCCGCCGCCGCCCGATCCTCCGCTGCAAGCCGACAGAACGAGCGTCGTTCCCATGACCGCGGCGAGCAGAAGCTTTGCTGACATCTTTTTCATGTGAAGCATCCTCCCTTTTTTGTTGTACCTATTTAAACGCGCGTCGCGCATTTAAACCGATTTCGTCGAACGAGGGTGTTATCGTTTACACATCATGATGGCGCGATTTGGTATCGCTTTCAGTTTACCGGTAAAGTTATTATAATCCATGTTTTTCCCCTTGACAACACGGTAATTTTAATTTTCTTTTTTGTTTACTTTTCCGATCAACTTCGATATAGTTTTATCGATAAAGCCTTAATTCGATAGGTGAGAGCAGCTTATGAAGAAACGCGTGAAGTTAGACGATATCGCGAAAGTCGTCGGTCTTTCGAAGATGGCCGTGTCCTTGGCGCTGCGCGAGGACGTATCCGTCAGCAAGGACACGATTCAACGGGTCAAGGAAGTCGCCGATCAGCTCGGGTACACGCCGAATCGGTTCGCGCAAAGCCTCGTGAACGGGCGGTCCCGTACGCTCGCCCTGCTACTCGGCGGCTCGCTGCACGACGATTATCAGAACCAAATCATTCGCGGCGCGATCCCGTACGCGATCGAGAAGGGCTATACGCTCTCTATCGCGCCCGCCGAATGCGATCCTTCGCTGGAAGCCTCCTATATTCGGAAATACCAGAACTTGATGGTCGACGGCTTCATGGCGTTCCACTGCCGAACGGCCGAGCCGTACAAGCAGCTGAAGAAGAACGGCGTCCCCTTCGTGCTGTATACGAAGTATTTCGAGGATTTGGAATGCGACTACGTCGTCTGCAACGATTTTGCGGGCGGGTACGAGATGACGAGGCGGCTGCTCGAGTTGGGACATCGCAACATCGCTTTCGTCTACGACGAGTATTTAAAGCAGTCTTCCGAAGTGTTGAACCGAAGGCGCGGTTACGCCGCCGCGCTCGAAGAATTCGGCCTTCCCGCCGGCGCGGCCTCGGCGATCTCCTTCGACTTCGATTTCAAGTCGAATCAGACCGATCCGGAGCATCTGTTGGCGAAGAACTCGGCCTTCCGCGAGCGGATGAGCGGCGCCGGTCGACCGACGGCGCTCTTCGTCTGCAACGACGTGCTCGCTTCGTCCGTATACATCGTGCTGAAGAAGCTCGGCTTAAGCATTCCGGGGGACGTCTCCGTTGCCGGCTACGAGGGCGTCTATCTCGGCCAAATTCTCGACCCGCCGCTCTCGACCGTGCGAAGTCCGATTCAAGACATCGGTCGCAAGGCGTGCCAGATTCTCATCGATAAGGTCGAGGGGACCCTTCCGAAGTCGGAGACGATCCAGGTGAAGCTCGAGCCGACGGTCGAACTTCGGGGATCGACCGCTCCGCTGTGACCGAGCGAGAAAAAACCTGAACGCGCGAGTACCGGCGTTCAGGTTTTTTCTCGCTCGAGGCCAAGTATAAACCGGCGGAGCGGCTTGCATAACGGGATAATTTTACGGGGGTGGACGATTTTTGGATTTAGCGAAGCGCCTCCTCCAACCGACGATGCGTGTCCCGCACGATGACGCTCGCTTCCTCGTCGCCTTTCAGCAGCCGCTGCAGCGATTCGGAGTAAATTTGATTGATTCGCTCGGGATACTGAGGCTCCTGCCGCTCCGTCCCGAAGATGCGCTTCGTAAATTCCGCCCGAAGCCCTTGGTTGTAAAATCGCTCTCCGGCCTCCATCACCGAACGGCGAGGAGAGTACGCGAACTTGGCCTCGCTGCTCCACTTGAGCGGAATGTCCGGATCGCCGGCGAACGCCCATAGGATGAACTTCGCCGCTTCGTCCGCATGCGCGCCGGCACGGTTGGCGGCGATCTTCCATCCGCCGGCGATCGTGGTCCGCGCCCCTCCCTCCGGATAAGGAAGCGGCACGACGCCGATCGGCGCGTCCGCGTATTCGGTTTCGAGCAGCCGGACGTTCCATGACCCGCTCACTTGCATGGCCGTCTCGCCGTTCGCGATAATGGCGATGTCCGTCGTCGGACGGGACGGGTTCATATTCAGCAAGCCTCGGCTTCTCAAGTCGGAGAAGTACGAATACGTCCGCAGCGCGCCGTCTTCGTCGAAGCCCGAGCTTCGCCCGTCGCCCGACAGTACGTCCGCGCCCGTCTGCCATAGGAACGGAAGCCAAGAGAAATTTTGATATACGTTGCCGAACGTCTCGATCGTTAGGCCGCTCGTCCCTTTCGTCGTCAACGCCTCCGCGGCGGCTTTCGTTTCCTCCCATGTCCGAGGGGGAGCGAGTCCCGCCTTTGCGAACATGTTTTTGTTATAATACAGTCCAAGCAGCTCCGTCTCGAACGGAATCGCGAGCAATTCCCCGTCGAGCGACGCCGAAAGCAGCGCCGCAGGGTCGAAGTCCGCTCGGACGTCCGGCGCTAGGCGGCCCGTCAACGGATAGAGCAGCGAAGCGTCCGCGAAGCGGCGGATCGTCGCGGACGAGACGAAGAAGACGTCCGGTCCGTGCCCCGACGCGAACGGCGCGAGCAGCCGCGTGCCCGAGAAGTAGATGTCGCTGGAAATATACTCCACCTTAATGTCGATGTCGGGAAATTCCGCCTCGTACCGTTCGCCGAGCCATTGCCAGAACTCGAATTCCTTCGCCTGGTGGAACGACCACAGCGTGAGCACGGTTTTATCCTCTCCCGTCTCCTCCGCGCCGGACGAGCGGAGCAGGGCGGACAGCTCCGGATCGTCCATCTTCTTCCCCGGCGCGCAGGACGCCAGCGCCGCGAGGGCGGTCCAGGCGAGCAGCAGCTTGCGACCCGTCGCGCGTAACGCCTTCATCCCGGCGATTCCTCCATTCGGCAGAAAAACTGTCTGTATTCCGCGGGGGTGACCCCCGTCGTTTTCTTGAACAATCTGGAATAATATTTCTGATCCTGATACCCTACCATCCGCGCGATCTCGTACAGCCGGAGCGACGGGTCTTTCATCAGCTCTTTCGATTCGTCGATACGCATTCCCGTGACGTATTCGACGAAGGAAGATCCGGTCTCTTGCTTGAAGATGGAGCTGAAGTAGCTCGGGCTCATCTCCGCCTGCTCCGCCGCCTCCTCCAGCGACAGATCCCGGTTATAGCGCTCCCGAATGTAAACCAGCGCCTTGTCCATCAGCCGGTGATGTTTATTCCGCTTGTTCCAGCGTACGTTAGCGACGTATGCGGAAACCAGCTCGTCCACGTACGCGAGGAATTGCTCCAGAGTGAAATGCCGGTGCAGCAAATCCATCGGCTCGATCTCCTGCAGCACGTAAGGCGGAACGTTGGTCCGATGCATCGTCCGCACGACGGCCGTGAGCAATTGAACGCAATGGCTCCTCGCGGCTTGGAACGTCGGATTTTTGCTTCGGACTTCGTCCGCGAACCTGCGAAGCTCTTCGTTCGCCTCTTCCTGCCGCCCGTTCTGCATCGCCCGCAGCAGCGCGACCTCTCGTTCGACCGGATAATCGAGCACCGTTTCGTTCGTCGAAGACGCGCCTAGGAACGCATGCGAGGTACCATCGCCGTACACCCACTTGCCGAGCAGCGCTTCCTGCGCTTGCCGAAGCGCCTCGGGCAGCTCGCCGAACGCATGCGTATCTCCGCTGAGGCCGATGGAGATCGAGATGTTCACCCAGCGCTTCACCTGTTCGATCATCCGGAGGCACAGCCGATGCGTCCCGACTCCGGCCGGCAGCAGGAAGTATAGCTGCGCCCCGTTCGCGAACAAGAACCGACATTCCTCGGGACGGGCCGACGCCTCGGAAGCGAGGATTTCCTGCACGATGTTCCGCACCGCGAACGACACCAACTGGCGGTCGCCCCATTGATCCTCCGTAATGAGCTCGTCGAATCGGGCCACCTCGATCGCCATGAGCTGCAGCGGACCGGCGGCGTCCGGCATCGTTCGCTCCAGCCGCTCGCGGTATTCCCGGCCGTCCTCGACGCCGAGCAGCCAGTCCTTCCACAGCTTCCCAAGCGTCGGATCGTTGCGAGGCGCGGAATCTTGAAGCCGCTTCCGACTTTGAAGCTTCATTCGGTGAAGCGCGTCGCGGATGTCGTCCGGCTTCAACGGCTTCAGTAAAAAATCGAAAGCCCCGAATTTGACGGCGGTCTGCGCGTATTCGAAATAGCCGTACCCCGACAAGATGACGACATGCATCGAATACTCCTTCAACGCGCTGAGCAATTCCAGACCGTTCATCCGAGGCATGCGGATATCGGTAATGACGGCGTCCGGAAGCTCTCGCTTCACGAGCTCGAGCGCCTCCGTTCCGTTCTTGGCTTCGCCCGCTACGACCCATTCCGGATCCAACTGCGGAATGAGCTTCGTTAACCCCCGCCGAACCTTCGGCTCGTCGTCGACGACAACGATCTTATACATATGCAACAACCTCCCGGGAATTCCCGATGACGCTTACCGAATTATGCGATGCACGGGAGTACGATTTCGATTTCCGTGCCGAGGCCCGGCTCCGAACGGACCGTCACGCCGTAGTCGGGACCGAACTCGAGCTTGAGCCGATCGTCGATATTATAGATGCCGATGCCGTAATGCTTCCGATCCTGAATGAATCGCAGCCGTTCCTCGGAGATGCCGACGCCGTTGTCGCGAATCGTCACGCGCATGCGGCGTTCGGCTTCCCGAAGCGCGATCTCGACGCGGATGACGCCCCCGGCCTCGGTGTCTTCCATGCCGTGGAGGACGGCGTTTTCCAAATAAGGCTGAAGCAGTAATCTGGGCACCTTGTACGGCAGCGCTTCGGGATCGGCGCGAAACTCGATGGCGAATCTCCCCTCGAACCGAGTCTCTTGCAGGTACGCGTAGCTTTGCGCCCACTTCATCTCTTCCTCCGCGCTTACCCAAGCGCCGCCCGGCTTGATCGCGTAGCGCAAAATATCGCCGAGCGCCGTGATCATGGAGCTCATGTCGCGCTGCCCTCTCTCGATCGCCATCCAGTTGATCGTATCTAACGTATTGTAGACGAAATGTGGGTTGATTTGCGCTTGCAAGGCGCGAATTTCCGCTTCCTTCTCCTTGTCGGAGACGCTCCTGACTTCTTGGATCAGGTCGCGGATGCGGTCCCTCATGTAATTGAACGAGGACTGCAGCAGCCCCATTTCGTCCGTCGATTGCGCGGGCAGGCGGAAGTCCCGATGTTCCTTATGGATTTGTTTCATCGCTACGGCCATCTGCATGATCGGACGGCTGATGTAGATCGAAGTCAGCGCGCCGAGCACGATGAACAACGCGGCGAAGGCGACGATCGTGACGAAGAGGAATTGCTTTTGGTTTTCCGTCTGCGCGTCCAAGTCCGAGTGCGGCACGAAGGAATATATGATCCAATCGCTCTTCTGCGAGCGGATCGAGCCGACGCGATACGCGTCGCCGTTCAGGCGGTAATCGGCGAACGTCCCCCCGCCTTCGGCGATCTCGCCGAACGCCGGGAGCACCGCGAGATCGACGCGGTATGCCTCGGGGTTGCTGTGCCAGACGACGTTCCCTTGCCGATCCGCGATCAGTACGATCCCCTTCGGGCTTACCTTCACGTCCTTCAGCATCGCGTCGAACGCTTGAATGTCGATGTTCATCGCGAAGGCGCCGAGCGGCTGCATGACGTCCGCGATGTTCTTAATTTGCACGCCTACGGGCAGCAGGTGCGTCACCCGAGCTTTATAGGGATTGGGCTCGAGCTCGTAGGTCGACAGCCATACGATGCGCCCGTCCGCGTTCCGAATCCGCTGCCCCCATTCGGGATGCTTGCGGAACGCTTGCAGGAAGAGCTCCGAGCCTTTGAAATCCGCGAAATGGATCGCCCCGCCTTCGGTCAACACGTACGCGGAATCGATCCCCTCCTTCCCCCGGAGGAAGTCGCGGAGAAAGCGATCGACGGAGCCCCCCGTCGCCCGATCTCCTTCGCCGGACGTCTCCGGCCGCGCCAGCTCGCGGATCACGTCCTCGTGGTCGTAGATGCGTAACAGGTGATTTTCGTATTCGTTCAGCGTCTGGTCGACGTTCCGCCGCAGCAGCTCCAGCAGCTGCGCGGTGCTTTCGTCGGTTCGCTCCGACACGAAGCTTCGCGAGCTGTTATAAAACAACATCCCCGCGAGCATGAGGGGAACCAAAACGAAGGCGACCAGCGTAACGGTGAGCTTGACGCGGAGATTCATGTTTTTAAACGCTTTCATCACCATGGTCGACGAATGAACTCCCTCTGCGCGGCGCACGATTTCAGTCCAAAGTATATCACCGCTCCCGGGATCGGTAAATCGGAATTGGCGCGCTTCTCCTTGCGGCGGAGCCGGTCCCCGAACGGCGAAAGACCGCCGGGCATCGGCGCCCGACGGTCTTCCTCCTTACCAGCCATACCGCTGCAGCAGCTCCGGGCGATGCGCTCGGATTCGCAAGTACGCCTCCGCCGCCGCGCCGGCTCCCCAATCGAAGATCGAGAACTCCCCGATGCCGAGCCCCCGTTCGCCGACGCGGCCGTTATGCCCGTAGTTTTCCATCATAAACCCGTAATCCTTCTCGTCGAAGAACGGATACTTCGCTTCCCACTGCGCCTTCGTCTTCGGATTTTCCGGGCAATACATCATGACGAACGACGCGCGGAGCGCCGCCAGCCCCCGCTCGATATATTCCTCGCGATCGAGCAGCTCCCCGTACTCGAGAATCAGCTCCGCGAACAAGCTTTGCCGGGCGTCGTTCCACTCCGCGTCCCCGTTCATGACGCCGAAGCCGCCGACGGCGTCGATCGGTACGTACGGCGGCTGCCACGACGCCTGCGTCATGAGCATCTCGTCCAGGCAGCGTTCGCCGAGCTCGAGGTACCGGGCTTCGCCCGAAGCGGCGTGCGCCGCCTTGCACGCCTCGGCCGTCCAGAACATCGAGAAATTGCACTGCTTATACATATCGTTGCGCTCGAACTTTCGTCCGACGCGGTCCCCGCCGAACGGACTGCACGACCAATATGTCTCGAAATCCTCCCAACGCCCGTGCGGCACGACGTCCCGCGCGACCGCGTCGAGCGCCCGCAGCGCCGATGCCGCGTAACGCTCCTCCCCCGTCAGCTCCGCCAGCTTGAAGAGGAACGTCGCCGACGCCGACGACTCCGGGCTGTCGGCCAAAACGTCCAAGGGGCGCAGCGAGTCATAATCGAGCCACGCCGGGAAGAAGCCGTCGCCTCGCTGAAGCGGAAGCAGCGCGTCCGCATACTCGACCGCGTACGCGAGCAACGCCTCGTCGCGCTCCAGCTCCTCGTACCAACGCAGCATCCACAGCGCCGTCCAGCTCATGTCGAGCACGTGGTACGGCGCTCCCTTCACCGAACGCCAAGGCGCTACGGGGTTGCGGTTGGAATTGCCCCAATAGGCCGTGTCCCACCCTCTCGACCGATTGACGATCGTGCCGTCGGTCAGGGTCGCTTGTTCCATCTCCGTCGCCAGCACCGCCGGGAAGAAACCGGCTCGCCGCGGCGCCGCCAGCGCCAGCCGCTTCGTCTGCTCCGCGCGGCGGACCAGCGCCTCGTCGCCCGTCGCGACGCCGTGCCGGAACATGCCGTGCGCGGTGCGCAGCGAGCTGAACCACGCTTGATTCCAGATCGAGCGAAATTCGCGTTCGTTGACGGGGCCCGGGTAATTCGGGCTCTGGGTGACGTTGACGATGAAGGCGGCCGCGCCGACCTGCTCGCCGTCGAGCTCGAGACGCTGCCACACCGCGGACTCCCAGCTGCGGAACGCCCACCGATACGCCCGTCCGACCATCGTCGTAAGGGAAGACCCGGACGCCGCGGACGCGCGGAACGCGCCGGCACCCCATCGCTCCCACAGGAAGCGAAGGATCGGCCGCCACGGATTGGCGGCGACGGACGCGTCTTCGAACGCCAGTAAGTAGAAGGCGACCTCTACCGTTCCCTCCGCGTGCGCGGCGCCCGGCCGCTTCGCGAACAACACGTGCGCCGCTTCGTCCGGCTCGGTCTCGCTCATACCGATCGTCAGTTCGCGGTCCTCGGCGTTCAGGTCGAGATACCATGGCACGCCCTCGCGGCGGGTCATCGCGTCCAAGTCCGGGACGAGCGCCAAGACGCGGCGATCGTCCGCCGCCAGCAGCGCCGGCGAGCGGAAGCAGTGGCGGTCGACGACGTGCCGGTCGGTCGGCGTCAGATGCGGCGACCAATGCAGGGACGGCTCGAAGGCCGGCGAGACGCGCGCTCTCCAGTCGTCGGCTTCGACGCGCCGATCGAGCTCGAACCGGATCGAGACGCGCGTCGCATGTTCGTCGATCCGTTCCACGGATAGATGCGGCGCTGCGCCGCCCAGCGGATCGATCTCGATCGCCTTGACGAAGCTTTGAAGACGGCGGCCGAGACGCACTCGCGTAGAGTCCCGATCATGAAGCAGTGCCGAAACTGTTGTCATCATTTCACCCTCCGGATCGCGGCCGGGACGCTGCCGGCGCAGCGCCGCCGATCGTATCGTTTCCCTAAGCATACCTTGAATTCGCCCCGTTTTCTTTAGCTGATCTTACTCCCCTTTTAACAATTATTGCTTTCGCACGTTTTATTGGAATGACGCATTCCCACACATATAACGTCACAATATTATAGTTAATATCTTGTTGTCAGTGTGGTACATTAAGAGGGCAATGTCTTGATTTTATAGACGGGAGAGATTAGGGTGACCATCCGAATCGGCAAGATCAGCTACTGGCACGTACATGCGTGGGAGTACACGAAGTACGCGCAGGAGCACCCCGGCACCGAGATGGCTGCGGTGTGGGACGAAATTCCGTCGCGCGGCAAGGAAGCGGCGGAGAAGCTCGGCGTTCCGTTCTTCGAATCGCTGGACGACATGCTTGCAAACGGTAACATCGACGCCGTCATCGTCGACGCGCCGACGAACCGCCACCATGAAGTGATCGTCAAGGCGGCTCGCGCCGGGAAGCATATTTTTACGGAAAAGGTCGTCGCGGCCACGCTGCACGAAGTGAACGATATTTTAGCGGAGATCGAGAAAGCCGGCGTGACGCTGACCGTCTCGCTGCCGCGACTCAACGACGGCTACACGCTCGCGATCCGAGACCTTCTGGATCGCAAGCAGCTCGGCCAAGTGACGCTCGTCCGCGTTCGCTTGTCGCATAACGGCGCGACGGCGGGCTGGCTGCCGGCTCACTTCTTCAACGCCGAACAAACCCAAGGCGGCGCGATGATCGACCTCGGCTGCCATCCGATGTACCTGACGCGCCTGTTCCTCGGCGAGCCGATCGTCGACGTAACGGCTCAATACGGCTACGTCACGGGCAAGGACGTGGAAGATAACGCGGTGACGACGTTGTCCACGGCGTCGGGCGCCGTCGGCGTCGTCGAAGCGGGCTTCGTGAACGCGCACTCGCCGTTCGCGATCGAAATCCACGGCACGGAAGGCACGCTGCTGTACGGCACGCCGAACGAAACGCTGCTCCTTCGGACGAAGGTCGGCGGCCAAGCCGAGGCCGGCTGGCAGGAGCAGCCGATTCCGCCGAAGCGCGAGAACGCGTTCAGTCAATGGGTCGGCCACATTCAGAACGGCACGGCCGCGGATGAAAACGTCGGCCTCGCCGTAGAACTGACGAAGCTCATGGAAGCATCCAACCTTTCGGCTCGCGAACGCCGCGCCGTCCGTCTCGAGGAACTTCGGAAATGAGCAAGTTTCCATACGCCGTCATGCGGGAAAGACAGGACGCGCTGGAGCGGTTGGACATCCGGGTCCGTTGGGGCCGGTACGACATCCGCGTGCTCCGCTTTCATCTGACGACGTTCCCGCCGGGACGCGTCGTCGAGTTTCACAAGCATGACGAATTCGAGTTTCACTTTATCCCGAGGGGTAGAGGGAAAGTCGTTATGGAAACCGAGGAATACGCGCTGCGGGAAGGGATGTTTTACTTGACCGGCCCCGGCGTCATGCAT
Coding sequences within:
- a CDS encoding LacI family DNA-binding transcriptional regulator, whose product is MKKRVKLDDIAKVVGLSKMAVSLALREDVSVSKDTIQRVKEVADQLGYTPNRFAQSLVNGRSRTLALLLGGSLHDDYQNQIIRGAIPYAIEKGYTLSIAPAECDPSLEASYIRKYQNLMVDGFMAFHCRTAEPYKQLKKNGVPFVLYTKYFEDLECDYVVCNDFAGGYEMTRRLLELGHRNIAFVYDEYLKQSSEVLNRRRGYAAALEEFGLPAGAASAISFDFDFKSNQTDPEHLLAKNSAFRERMSGAGRPTALFVCNDVLASSVYIVLKKLGLSIPGDVSVAGYEGVYLGQILDPPLSTVRSPIQDIGRKACQILIDKVEGTLPKSETIQVKLEPTVELRGSTAPL
- a CDS encoding ABC transporter substrate-binding protein; its protein translation is MKALRATGRKLLLAWTALAALASCAPGKKMDDPELSALLRSSGAEETGEDKTVLTLWSFHQAKEFEFWQWLGERYEAEFPDIDIKVEYISSDIYFSGTRLLAPFASGHGPDVFFVSSATIRRFADASLLYPLTGRLAPDVRADFDPAALLSASLDGELLAIPFETELLGLYYNKNMFAKAGLAPPRTWEETKAAAEALTTKGTSGLTIETFGNVYQNFSWLPFLWQTGADVLSGDGRSSGFDEDGALRTYSYFSDLRSRGLLNMNPSRPTTDIAIIANGETAMQVSGSWNVRLLETEYADAPIGVVPLPYPEGGARTTIAGGWKIAANRAGAHADEAAKFILWAFAGDPDIPLKWSSEAKFAYSPRRSVMEAGERFYNQGLRAEFTKRIFGTERQEPQYPERINQIYSESLQRLLKGDEEASVIVRDTHRRLEEALR
- a CDS encoding response regulator transcription factor — protein: MYKIVVVDDEPKVRRGLTKLIPQLDPEWVVAGEAKNGTEALELVKRELPDAVITDIRMPRMNGLELLSALKEYSMHVVILSGYGYFEYAQTAVKFGAFDFLLKPLKPDDIRDALHRMKLQSRKRLQDSAPRNDPTLGKLWKDWLLGVEDGREYRERLERTMPDAAGPLQLMAIEVARFDELITEDQWGDRQLVSFAVRNIVQEILASEASARPEECRFLFANGAQLYFLLPAGVGTHRLCLRMIEQVKRWVNISISIGLSGDTHAFGELPEALRQAQEALLGKWVYGDGTSHAFLGASSTNETVLDYPVEREVALLRAMQNGRQEEANEELRRFADEVRSKNPTFQAARSHCVQLLTAVVRTMHRTNVPPYVLQEIEPMDLLHRHFTLEQFLAYVDELVSAYVANVRWNKRNKHHRLMDKALVYIRERYNRDLSLEEAAEQAEMSPSYFSSIFKQETGSSFVEYVTGMRIDESKELMKDPSLRLYEIARMVGYQDQKYYSRLFKKTTGVTPAEYRQFFCRMEESPG
- a CDS encoding sensor histidine kinase, yielding MVMKAFKNMNLRVKLTVTLVAFVLVPLMLAGMLFYNSSRSFVSERTDESTAQLLELLRRNVDQTLNEYENHLLRIYDHEDVIRELARPETSGEGDRATGGSVDRFLRDFLRGKEGIDSAYVLTEGGAIHFADFKGSELFLQAFRKHPEWGQRIRNADGRIVWLSTYELEPNPYKARVTHLLPVGVQIKNIADVMQPLGAFAMNIDIQAFDAMLKDVKVSPKGIVLIADRQGNVVWHSNPEAYRVDLAVLPAFGEIAEGGGTFADYRLNGDAYRVGSIRSQKSDWIIYSFVPHSDLDAQTENQKQFLFVTIVAFAALFIVLGALTSIYISRPIMQMAVAMKQIHKEHRDFRLPAQSTDEMGLLQSSFNYMRDRIRDLIQEVRSVSDKEKEAEIRALQAQINPHFVYNTLDTINWMAIERGQRDMSSMITALGDILRYAIKPGGAWVSAEEEMKWAQSYAYLQETRFEGRFAIEFRADPEALPYKVPRLLLQPYLENAVLHGMEDTEAGGVIRVEIALREAERRMRVTIRDNGVGISEERLRFIQDRKHYGIGIYNIDDRLKLEFGPDYGVTVRSEPGLGTEIEIVLPCIA
- a CDS encoding Gfo/Idh/MocA family protein, which translates into the protein MTIRIGKISYWHVHAWEYTKYAQEHPGTEMAAVWDEIPSRGKEAAEKLGVPFFESLDDMLANGNIDAVIVDAPTNRHHEVIVKAARAGKHIFTEKVVAATLHEVNDILAEIEKAGVTLTVSLPRLNDGYTLAIRDLLDRKQLGQVTLVRVRLSHNGATAGWLPAHFFNAEQTQGGAMIDLGCHPMYLTRLFLGEPIVDVTAQYGYVTGKDVEDNAVTTLSTASGAVGVVEAGFVNAHSPFAIEIHGTEGTLLYGTPNETLLLRTKVGGQAEAGWQEQPIPPKRENAFSQWVGHIQNGTAADENVGLAVELTKLMEASNLSARERRAVRLEELRK